A segment of the Halovivax limisalsi genome:
CCCCGAGGCCGAGGAAGAGGGCGCCGAACCCGGCGAGGACGACGCCGCTGAGCGTCGCGATGACCGGCGCGAGTTCGTCGACCCTGTCGCCCACCTCGACCAGCGTGGCGGGAAAGACGACGATCCAGACGACGATCCCGCCGAAGAAGCCGATCAGGAGCGTCGGCGAGCCGGTTTCGACGACGAGCGTGCCGGCGAGGTCGGTTCCCACCAGCGGTACGTGGGAGAAGACGTCGAGGGTCCCCTCCTTCAGCAGTCCTACGCCGACCGTCACCCAGAACCCGATCTGATAGGGGTTCGTCGCGGCGAGGACGAACGTCTTTTTGAACCCAGCTGCGGCGCCGGCGTCGTCCTCGATGCGCGAGGCGAACGCCTTGCGGGCGCTCCGGAACGCGTCGATCGCGAAGTAACACATGAGGAGGCCGCCGAACAGGTACAGCAGCGGGCGGATCGCCGGCTGCGCGTCGATCACGGTGACGACGCCGACCAGCGTGAGGACGAAGAACAGGGCGTCCGCGGTGAACGCCCCGAGCCCGGCCGTAAAGCCGGGGACCCAGCCCCGGAGCACGCTCTCCTCGGCGATGATGGCGTTCATCGGCCCCGGCGGCGCCGCGAGCGCCAGGCCGAAGATCGCGCCGACGACGAGCGTACCGACCGACTCGAACACGTGGCCGTCTCGGCGCGACGCGATCAAAAATGTCCCGGTGGCGGCGAAGCGGAACGAATTCGAGCTGTTCCGGTGTATGCGACCGTCCGACTGCACCGCCACCGTGAACGGTGTTCAGGCCTTGGCCTGCCAGCTTCGCACGCTGTCGGCGCTGACACCGTCGACGTCGGACGCGATTGCGTCCGGGTCGGCCTCGGAGAGGTCGTCGACGCTCTCGATGCCGGCTTCGGCCAGTTTCTCCGCGGTCTTCGCGCCGATACCGTCGAGCGATTCGAGGTCGGAGCCGCTTTCGGCCTCGCGAGCCTGGTACTCGCGGTAGTTGCAGATCGGACAGCCCAGTTCCCAGGGGTCGTCGTCATCGTTGTGGACGACGAGTTCGGGCAGGTCGTGCTCGTCGCAGCGCTCGTCCGTGACTTCGATCTCCCCCCGGCGGGGCAGCGGGAGCGAGTAGTCGCAGTCGGGGTAGCGCGTACAGCCGACCAGTCGTGACCCGCTTTGTAGGGTCTTGATCGCGAGTTCACCGCCGTGCTCGTCGTGGCACTCGGGACAGTCACCGATCAGCGGTCCCTCGCCGGCGTCGTCCGCGGCGCACTGCGGACAGCCGTGGACGAACGTCTGGCGCCCGGCGAGCATCTTGATCTCCTTGAGGTCGTGCTCGTCGCAGGTCTCCTCGAGGATGTGGGGCTTGCCGGTCGACGGGAGCTGGAGGGTGTACTCGCAGTCGGGGTAGCCGTCGCAGCCGACGAAGTACGAACCGTAGCGGCTCCGCCGGACGAGCAGATCCTCGCCGCACTCCGGACACGGCCCCAGGCGCTTGTCGTCCTTGAGCGACTGGCGGAGGTGGTCGCCGATCTCCTCGCGCGAGTCGGCCAGTTCCGCGAAGATCTCCTCGAGCATCTCCCGGGACTCCTCGGTGACGTCGTCCAGCGTGGCCTCGCCGGAGGCGATGGCGTCCATGTCGGCTTCGAGCTGGGCGGTCATCTCCTCGCTGACGACCTCGTCGGCGAACTGCTCGGCCGCGTCGACGACGGCCATCGCGAGCTTCGTCGGTCGCGGCGGATCGTCCTCGACGTAGCCGCGTTCGTATAGCTTTTCTACAATATTGTGCCGCGTCGACTTCGTGCCGATCCCCATGTCCTCCATGGTCTCGATCAGCCGGGATTGACCGTAGCGTCGCGGCGGCTGCGTCTGCTTGGCCTCGATCTCGGCGTCGGTGAGCGCGAGGGTCTCGCCCTCGTCGACGTCGGGAACGAAGTTCTCGCTGGTGTTGAAGTACGGGTAGACCGCGTGGTAGCCGGGTTCGACCAGCCGTTTGCCGTTGGCCTTGAGCGAGTGGTCCTCGACGTCGGCGACCACCTTGAGGTGTTCCCAGCGGGCCGCCTCGGCCAGCGTCGCGTAGAACCGCCGGACGACGAGTTCGAAGATCTCCCACTCGTCGTCGGAGACGTCGCCGCGCGAGGGGATCTCGCCCGTCGGGTGGATCGGCGGGTGGTCGGTCGTCTCCTCGTCGCCCTCCGTGGCCACGAGGTCGTCGTCGGCATCGAGGAGGTCTTCCGCACTCTCCCCGAGCGTTGGGTGGCCGACGAACTCGTCGAGCAGCGCTTCGGGGTCGAGATCGTCGGGGTAGACCGTGTTATCGGTGCGCGGGTACGTCATGTAGCCCGCGGTGTAGAGGTCCTCCGCGATCGACATCGCGCGCTTGGCCGAGTAGCCGATCGCGCTGGCCGCGCGGATGAACTGCGTGGTGTTGAACGGGGCCGGCGGCGCGTCGGTTCGCGTCCGGCGATTGACGTCGGTGACCGTCGCCTCGCTCGCCGACGCGAGCGTCTCGAAGACGCTCTCGGCGACCGACTCGTCCCAGACGCGTTCGGCCTCGTTGTCGTCCTCGTCGAGGTAGTAGTACTGCGCGTCGAAGGCGTCGCCCGCGCCGCCGTCTTTTGCGAGATCAGCGAACAGTTCCCAGTAGTCGTCGGGGTCGAACGCCTCGATCTCGCGCTCGCGGTCGACGATCAGCTTCAGGGTGGGACTCTGGACCCGGCCGACGGAGATGAAGTCGTTGCCGAGCTGGCCGGCCGACAGCGAGAGAAAGCGGGTGAGCGACGCGCCCCAGATGAGGTCGATGATCTGGCGGGCCTCGCCAGCGGCCGCCAGGTCGAAGTCCAGCGACTCCGGCTCGTTGAACGCGCGGGTGACCTCGTTCTCGGTGATCGAGGAGAAGCGCACCCGCTGGATCGGGACGTCCTCGTCGACGTCGCGGACGATCTCGTAAGCTTCCTTGCCGATGAGTTCGCCCTCGCGGTCGTAGTCGGTCGCGATCGTCACCGTCTCGGCCCGCCGGGCGAGGATCCGCAGCGTCGAGACGATGTCCTCCTTCGTCGGGCGCTTCTCGACGCTCGCGTCGATCAGCTCGACGGGTTCGACGTCCCGCCAGTCGCCGTACTCCGGGGGGAAGTCGACGCCAACGACGTGCCCGGAGAGCCCGACGCACCGTTTCCCGCCCCACTCGTAGACGTTGACGCCGCTCTCGCGCGTCGACTGCATCGAGCCGCCGCTCAGGATCTCCGCGATCCGCCTCGCCGCGTTGTCCTTCTCGGTGACGATCAGTTCCACGCCGTCTCACCTCCGCCGGCCGTCGCTCGCGTTCGCATCGGCCGGGGCTACGCCGGTCGCCCCCATAACCGTTTCGGCGAAACCGCAAGACAGCGCGGGTGTGCGCGCCGTACGCGGGCGATGCGCGCCTGCGCGAACGACCGTGTATGGCTGACGGGGGCGTCGGGTGTATGGCCGACCGTGGTGGACGATCGCCGTTGATCCGTGTGGTACGCCTCGCGTGAGATAACGCGGTTAGAACCATTTAACATGAAAGCTCAATTATCGAACGCATGGCGCGTAACGGTAGTCCTCAGATCACGATTGGTACGCTCATTTCGAATGTCGTGGTTCCGCTACTAATCGCAGGTGTAGCGGCAACGCTCGGGGCAGGGGCCTCGAACGCAGTTGTGGGTCACGATTCGGGGCTGATCGGCATCATCCTGTGGCTCTTCTTCGGGGCGATTTTCTACGCGCTCTCACTTCCGTTGTACTGGTTCGTCTTCGTGCGCGAGTGGCGAATACGGCCGGAGTGCTGACCCACCGACCGCCGGCTCGGCCACGACACCGCTCGACAACCGATAGTGGGGCGCTTTCGACAGGAGGATCACGACGACAGCTAGGCGGTAGACACGGGTTAGAATCGAACGACGGTCCGATTCACACCTGATGTAACCGCCACCGATCGACGTAGCACTCGACGCCCGCGTCGGTCTCGACGAACTCCACTGGGATTCGATCGCCGGCGGCCGACAGCGTCTCGAACTCGCCTTCGTCGATATCGACGGGAATCAGCGGTTGCCACTCGCCTTCGCCGTCGATCGGGCCGCCGATCCGCAGCCGGAGTGTCCCGCCGCTCGGCTCCACTTCGGCGCGCTTGATCCCGCGGTAGGACTCGTAGGTCCCGCTGAACGCGTCGAACCGGTCGCGGCGCCGGAAGAACGGTAGCGTCTCGGGGTCCGGCCCGGTGAGCGCCGCGAAGACGCCCTTTCCGAGTTCCGCCAGGCCGTAGCCCGGACTCGCGTTCGCGAGGAGGGCGATGGCGAGGTCGCGATCGGGACTGAACCCGGCGTAGGCGGTCGAGACGGCGATCGAGCCGCCGTGGCCGATCAGGGTGTCGCCGGCCACATTGCGCGTTCGCCAGCCGTAGCCGTACGGGCCGGCCGGCGTCTTGGCGTGGGGCTCGTAGGCCCGCTGCAGGACGGATTCGTCGACGAGTCTGGTTCCGTCGAGTTCGCCGCCGCGGAGGTGCAGCCGGCAGTACCGGACGAGGTCGGTCACGGGTGCGAGCAGGCCGCCGGCGGCCGCGCTGTGCTCGCGAATCGGCAGCGGATGGGGCTCGAGTTCGTCGTCGGGAGCGAAGTACGGCGTCATCCGATCCTCGAAGGCCTCGAACCGGTCGCCGTCGAACGTCGAGCGATCCATCCCGAGCGGGTCGAGGATCTCTTCGGTGACGTAGTCGGTGTACGGTCGGTCGGTGACCGCTTCGATGACTTCCCCGACGAGCGTATAGCCCGAGTTGCAGTACAGCCACCGCTCGCCCGGCTCGCCGACGAGCTCGTCGGTCGCACCCTCGATGTGGGCCAGTACGTCCTCGCGCGATCCGAGCGGGATCCCGGCCTCCCCGGTACCCATCTGTCTGCCCAGAAGGGCTTCGCTCGCCGCGAGCGATGGGAAGCCGGACGTGTGCGAGAGGAGGTGGTGAAGGGTGATCTCCTCGGGGACGTCGACGTCCAGGTGCGCGGTGACCGAATCGTCGAGCGAGAGATCGCCGGCCTCGACGAGCTGGAGCGTCGCCAGCGAGGCGAACGACTTCGAGACCGAGCCGATCCCGTAGATCGTCTCGGGCGTCGCCGGCTCGTTGGTCGCCAGATCGCGCGAGCCGTAGCCCCTCGCGTACCGGACCCCCTCGCGGTCCGCGATCGCGAGGCTCAGCCCTGGAATGTCGTCCTCGGCAAGTCGCGTTCGCAGCACCGAATCGATCGTGGAGAGTGTGTCGGCGTCGAGCGACCCCCGATCGTTCGAGCTCTCTCGGTCGTTTGGTGGCATACGCCTTCGTTCTCGGGCGACCGACATGAACGTTCAGTCGGTTGGCATACCGACTTCCCGCTCGGCGACCGGTCGTCCCGGCAAGCCGCTCGCGGATTGCCATCCTTTAACTTGCGACCTCCCGACCGTCCACCCGAGTCTTCCGTGTCGCAGCCAGATCGAAAGGGGATCGACGTGACGACGGGGGCGATCACGCCCAAGCTGTTCGCCCTGTCGTGGCCGCTCGTTCTCGGGAACCTCCTCCAGACGGTCTACAACCTGGCCGATATGTTCTGGGTGGGGATGATTCCCGGCGACCAGGACATCGGCGTCGCGGCGGTCTCGCTCATGTTTCCGCTGTCGTGGATGTTCGTCTCGACGGCGATGGGCCTGACCGCGTCGACGATCGCGCTCGTCTCCCAGTACGTCGGGGCGGACCGGCGTCGGCAGGCGGACCGGGCCGTCGCGCAGTCGATCCTCCTCGCGATCGTCGTCTCGGTCGTCCTCGCGGCCTTCGGCCTCGCGTTCAGGGAACCGATCCTCCGGCTGATGGGCGCTGAAGGGCCCGTATTCACCGCCGCGCTGGTCTACATCGAGGTGATATTTCTCACCCTTCCGCTGACGTTCCTGTTCTTCGTGTTCCGGTCGTCGCTGCAGGGCGCCGGGGATACGCGGACCGCGATGTGGCTCGTTCTCATCTCGGCCGGCCTCAACGTCGTCATCGACCCGCTGTTCATCCTCGGCTGGGGCCCCGTCCCGGCGATGGGGACGCGGGGTGCGGCGATCGCCACCCTCATCTCGCGGGGCGTCGCGACCGTCGCCGGAATTTACATCCTCCTCGAGGGAACCTACGGCGTCAAACTCTACGTGCGCGACTTGCGCCCCGACTGGGCCCTTCTCTACCGGTTGGTCGACGTCGGGTATCCGGCCACGCTCGACGGCTGGGTTCGCAG
Coding sequences within it:
- a CDS encoding LysE family translocator; this encodes MFESVGTLVVGAIFGLALAAPPGPMNAIIAEESVLRGWVPGFTAGLGAFTADALFFVLTLVGVVTVIDAQPAIRPLLYLFGGLLMCYFAIDAFRSARKAFASRIEDDAGAAAGFKKTFVLAATNPYQIGFWVTVGVGLLKEGTLDVFSHVPLVGTDLAGTLVVETGSPTLLIGFFGGIVVWIVVFPATLVEVGDRVDELAPVIATLSGVVLAGFGALFLGLGASGLL
- a CDS encoding DNA topoisomerase I, yielding MELIVTEKDNAARRIAEILSGGSMQSTRESGVNVYEWGGKRCVGLSGHVVGVDFPPEYGDWRDVEPVELIDASVEKRPTKEDIVSTLRILARRAETVTIATDYDREGELIGKEAYEIVRDVDEDVPIQRVRFSSITENEVTRAFNEPESLDFDLAAAGEARQIIDLIWGASLTRFLSLSAGQLGNDFISVGRVQSPTLKLIVDREREIEAFDPDDYWELFADLAKDGGAGDAFDAQYYYLDEDDNEAERVWDESVAESVFETLASASEATVTDVNRRTRTDAPPAPFNTTQFIRAASAIGYSAKRAMSIAEDLYTAGYMTYPRTDNTVYPDDLDPEALLDEFVGHPTLGESAEDLLDADDDLVATEGDEETTDHPPIHPTGEIPSRGDVSDDEWEIFELVVRRFYATLAEAARWEHLKVVADVEDHSLKANGKRLVEPGYHAVYPYFNTSENFVPDVDEGETLALTDAEIEAKQTQPPRRYGQSRLIETMEDMGIGTKSTRHNIVEKLYERGYVEDDPPRPTKLAMAVVDAAEQFADEVVSEEMTAQLEADMDAIASGEATLDDVTEESREMLEEIFAELADSREEIGDHLRQSLKDDKRLGPCPECGEDLLVRRSRYGSYFVGCDGYPDCEYTLQLPSTGKPHILEETCDEHDLKEIKMLAGRQTFVHGCPQCAADDAGEGPLIGDCPECHDEHGGELAIKTLQSGSRLVGCTRYPDCDYSLPLPRRGEIEVTDERCDEHDLPELVVHNDDDDPWELGCPICNYREYQAREAESGSDLESLDGIGAKTAEKLAEAGIESVDDLSEADPDAIASDVDGVSADSVRSWQAKA
- a CDS encoding MATE family efflux transporter; the protein is MSQPDRKGIDVTTGAITPKLFALSWPLVLGNLLQTVYNLADMFWVGMIPGDQDIGVAAVSLMFPLSWMFVSTAMGLTASTIALVSQYVGADRRRQADRAVAQSILLAIVVSVVLAAFGLAFREPILRLMGAEGPVFTAALVYIEVIFLTLPLTFLFFVFRSSLQGAGDTRTAMWLVLISAGLNVVIDPLFILGWGPVPAMGTRGAAIATLISRGVATVAGIYILLEGTYGVKLYVRDLRPDWALLYRLVDVGYPATLDGWVRSFAAVAMAGFVARFGYTATAAYGIGIRLMSVTWSVSGAVGQATATGVGQNLGANAPDRARTVARTAVLGTMGFIAACAALVFAFPYQAMAIFVDNSDTIEEGVRFMRIVSPFWALFAAVMVIQGAFRGAGSTRSAMILSVLSRWVFRVPVALALAFTAVTIPYTDITVPTVPGVDLGVDGIWIAFAVGMAASFVVAVLWLRFGNWTEAVIEDEGPTAGAPAGEAVGEDDDSPELIDD
- a CDS encoding serine hydrolase, encoding MPPNDRESSNDRGSLDADTLSTIDSVLRTRLAEDDIPGLSLAIADREGVRYARGYGSRDLATNEPATPETIYGIGSVSKSFASLATLQLVEAGDLSLDDSVTAHLDVDVPEEITLHHLLSHTSGFPSLAASEALLGRQMGTGEAGIPLGSREDVLAHIEGATDELVGEPGERWLYCNSGYTLVGEVIEAVTDRPYTDYVTEEILDPLGMDRSTFDGDRFEAFEDRMTPYFAPDDELEPHPLPIREHSAAAGGLLAPVTDLVRYCRLHLRGGELDGTRLVDESVLQRAYEPHAKTPAGPYGYGWRTRNVAGDTLIGHGGSIAVSTAYAGFSPDRDLAIALLANASPGYGLAELGKGVFAALTGPDPETLPFFRRRDRFDAFSGTYESYRGIKRAEVEPSGGTLRLRIGGPIDGEGEWQPLIPVDIDEGEFETLSAAGDRIPVEFVETDAGVECYVDRWRLHQV